The genomic window TTATCTGCAAGCTCACCAACAAAAACCCGCTGGAAACGCCAAGTTTACGGAGCAGATGGACGCTTTGTGATCTCTGACTCGCACTATATCACCAACTACCCGTTCTCTGCCGCAGTTCGCCTCTCCACAAACTGCTCTGGAGTCCTCATTTCTCCAAAACACGTGCTAACAGCAGCACACTGCATTCACAATGGGACGGACTACCTGGAGCAGTTCAACGGGCTTAGAGTTGGAGTGCTACAGATGAAAACTAAAAGAGGCAGaaggggaaggaggagaggagggcgGCGGAGGggtgagagaaaagaacaaggTGAGACaggggaggagaaaggagagcagCAGATAATGGAGGAAGGCGAGGAACAGAACAGTATAGATAGGGATGCagtgagaggagggagaggtggaggcaAAGGTAGGAGACACAAAGGGAGAAGACAGAACGATGATGTGGTGGCTCATCGCAGAAttaaaaatgagtttgacagaggaggaaaagggaaacaaaGAGGTTTCAGCCGTGCTCGACGCAGCATTGAACCCAGAAAGCAGCCTGTGTTTCGCTGGACACGGATAAAGCAGACCCAGATCCCTCAAGGTTGGATCCACACGGATCACACCACCAGCTCAGTTTCCTCTGACTACGACTACGCCCTTCTGGAGCTGAAACGACCCGTCAAGCAAAAGTACATGAAGCTCGGTGTGGCTCCCGCCACCGCTCCCCTGACACGGATCCACTTCTCAGGCTTTGATGATGACAAAAGCCTGCTGGGGGACGAGACGGTGGTTTATCGTTTTTGCTCAGTGGAAAAGG from Anabas testudineus chromosome 24, fAnaTes1.2, whole genome shotgun sequence includes these protein-coding regions:
- the LOC113149644 gene encoding serine protease 23-like — protein: MGLKHILCLLLCAAGLTDSGVFGKDGNSEAHRWTKQSLPVLLDVHTQLLDTPLFRGQVEDEENGGTKSICGIECQSSLLPMGQSEQQRILGYETMHENGTLTHTDISFQGFNKTSTGLSASSPTKTRWKRQVYGADGRFVISDSHYITNYPFSAAVRLSTNCSGVLISPKHVLTAAHCIHNGTDYLEQFNGLRVGVLQMKTKRGRRGRRRGGRRRGERKEQGETGEEKGEQQIMEEGEEQNSIDRDAVRGGRGGGKGRRHKGRRQNDDVVAHRRIKNEFDRGGKGKQRGFSRARRSIEPRKQPVFRWTRIKQTQIPQGWIHTDHTTSSVSSDYDYALLELKRPVKQKYMKLGVAPATAPLTRIHFSGFDDDKSLLGDETVVYRFCSVEKESDDLMYQHCDAEPGATGAGIYIRLRKEVEDTGRKGKWQRRVIGVFSGHQWVEMEGGQQRDFNVAVRITPPKYAQICHWVHGDPDLCKEI